The following are from one region of the Chromobacterium phragmitis genome:
- the ribBA gene encoding bifunctional 3,4-dihydroxy-2-butanone-4-phosphate synthase/GTP cyclohydrolase II: MTISPIQDIIADIQAGKMVVLMDAEDRENEGDLVMAAEFVTPEAINFMAKYGRGLICLTLTEERCKLLNLPMMATNNGTSFGTNFTVSVEAAEGVTTGISAADRAHTIKTAVARLAKASDLVQPGHVFPLKAQNGGVLIRAGHTEAGCDLAMLSGVEPAGVICEIMNDDGTMARLPELMEFAKEHGLKIGTIADLIQYRSRTESLVEKVGERPVETPFGSFDLHVFRDITTSATHLALSKGKIRPDKDILVRVHEPLSVIDMLAPLCSRHSWTLPNALETIEEEGCGVMVLLYRDETGQDLAQRALGQEAPRQKWDSKTFGIGAQMLKALGVGKMRLMSSPVSLPSMAGFELEVTGFCQPGHFHVDSQNGPGVA; encoded by the coding sequence ATGACCATATCCCCGATTCAAGACATCATCGCCGACATTCAGGCTGGCAAGATGGTGGTGCTGATGGATGCCGAAGACCGCGAAAACGAAGGCGACCTGGTGATGGCGGCCGAATTCGTTACGCCGGAGGCGATCAACTTCATGGCCAAATACGGCCGCGGACTGATCTGCCTGACACTGACGGAAGAGCGCTGCAAGCTGTTGAATCTGCCGATGATGGCGACCAACAACGGCACCAGCTTCGGCACCAATTTCACCGTTTCGGTGGAGGCTGCCGAGGGCGTCACCACCGGGATTTCCGCCGCCGACCGCGCCCACACCATCAAAACCGCCGTGGCGCGGCTGGCCAAGGCCAGCGACTTGGTCCAGCCTGGCCACGTATTCCCCTTGAAAGCGCAGAACGGCGGCGTGCTGATCCGGGCCGGCCATACTGAAGCCGGTTGCGATCTGGCCATGCTGTCCGGCGTGGAGCCGGCCGGCGTGATCTGCGAGATCATGAACGACGACGGCACCATGGCGCGCCTGCCGGAGCTGATGGAGTTCGCCAAAGAGCATGGTTTGAAAATCGGCACCATCGCCGATCTGATCCAGTACCGCAGCCGCACCGAATCGCTGGTTGAAAAAGTGGGCGAGCGCCCGGTGGAAACGCCGTTCGGCAGTTTCGACCTGCACGTGTTCCGCGACATCACCACCTCCGCCACTCATCTGGCGCTGAGCAAGGGCAAAATTCGCCCCGACAAGGACATCCTGGTGCGGGTGCATGAGCCGCTGTCGGTGATCGACATGCTGGCTCCGCTGTGCAGCCGCCATTCCTGGACGCTGCCCAATGCGCTGGAAACCATCGAGGAAGAAGGCTGCGGCGTCATGGTGTTGCTGTACCGCGACGAGACCGGCCAGGACCTGGCTCAACGCGCCCTGGGCCAGGAAGCGCCGCGGCAGAAATGGGACAGCAAGACCTTCGGCATCGGCGCGCAGATGCTGAAGGCTCTGGGAGTGGGCAAGATGAGGCTGATGTCCAGCCCGGTCAGCTTGCCGTCCATGGCCGGATTCGAGCTGGAGGTGACGGGTTTTTGCCAGCCGGGCCACTTCCACGTGGACAGCCAGAACGGCCCGGGCGTGGCCTAA
- a CDS encoding Dph6-related ATP pyrophosphatase yields the protein MILRDLPVLASWSGGKDSCLALWRAAQAGAKPQALLTMLDEAGDRSRSHGVRPDVLALQAQALGLPQRLGKASWNDYREVFIEQLRAAAADGIQAAVFGDIDLDAHREWEEGVCAEAGLAAVLPLWGERRADLAREFVDAGFVARIVMVNTALVDEKWLGRTFNRQLIKDMLAEGVDPCGEAGEFHTLVMDGPLFDKPLALRDGEAAKLGEYRALDLLPA from the coding sequence GTGATCTTGCGCGATCTGCCGGTGCTGGCGTCGTGGAGCGGCGGCAAGGACAGCTGCCTCGCGCTGTGGCGCGCCGCTCAGGCCGGCGCCAAGCCGCAGGCTCTGTTGACCATGCTGGACGAGGCGGGCGACCGCTCCCGCTCGCACGGGGTGCGGCCCGACGTACTGGCCCTGCAGGCGCAGGCGCTGGGGTTGCCCCAGCGCTTGGGAAAGGCAAGCTGGAATGATTACCGCGAAGTCTTCATTGAGCAGTTGCGCGCGGCCGCGGCGGACGGCATCCAGGCGGCGGTGTTCGGCGATATCGATCTGGACGCGCACCGAGAATGGGAGGAGGGCGTCTGCGCCGAGGCGGGCCTGGCGGCGGTTTTGCCGCTATGGGGCGAGCGGCGTGCCGACCTCGCGCGCGAATTCGTCGATGCCGGATTCGTCGCCCGCATCGTGATGGTCAATACTGCGCTGGTGGACGAAAAGTGGCTGGGCCGGACTTTCAACCGGCAACTGATAAAAGATATGCTGGCCGAGGGCGTGGATCCCTGCGGCGAGGCGGGCGAGTTTCATACCCTGGTGATGGACGGCCCCTTGTTCGACAAGCCGCTGGCGCTGCGCGACGGCGAGGCGGCGAAGCTCGGGGAATACCGGGCGCTGGACCTGCTGCCCGCGTAG
- the ribH gene encoding 6,7-dimethyl-8-ribityllumazine synthase has translation MLDAIQCIESNFSGKGLKIGIAMARFNTPVCHGLRDACLAELGKLGVGAGDITLATVPGALEVPLVLQTMAKSGRFDALVALGAVIRGETYHFELVSNESGAGVTRVGLDFDIPVANAILTTENDEQAEVRMQEKGADAARVAVEMANLHKTLRG, from the coding sequence ATGCTTGATGCAATCCAGTGTATTGAATCCAATTTTTCCGGCAAGGGCCTCAAAATCGGCATCGCCATGGCGCGTTTCAACACGCCGGTATGCCACGGCCTGCGCGACGCCTGTCTCGCCGAGCTGGGGAAACTGGGCGTAGGCGCTGGCGACATCACCCTGGCCACCGTGCCGGGCGCGCTGGAAGTTCCGCTGGTGCTGCAGACCATGGCCAAAAGCGGTCGCTTCGACGCGCTGGTGGCGCTGGGCGCGGTGATCCGCGGCGAAACCTATCATTTCGAGCTGGTATCCAACGAATCCGGCGCCGGCGTCACCCGCGTTGGCCTGGACTTCGACATTCCGGTCGCCAACGCCATCCTGACCACCGAGAACGACGAGCAGGCGGAAGTCCGCATGCAGGAGAAGGGCGCTGACGCGGCCCGCGTCGCGGTGGAGATGGCCAATCTGCACAAGACGCTGCGCGGCTGA
- a CDS encoding TonB-dependent receptor domain-containing protein, translated as MPKEVHLRRDSAATLPFRLTALCLCLSANASLAAEDALLPPLKVRATQLQKQLGVDKLESEEISRPQARSLAEVLDVLPGVNAGGSPRPGGQVINVWGYRSVEQVQVQLDGASQTFSKYQQGTSFIEPELLGRVEVIKGAQSALYGNGGFGAVIRAETKSVDELLLPGESAGGFAKFGYQSNGGQFSKTAAAYAGGSEHMADILAYVSESRAGDGKTGGGETYLFSGGEQRAGMLKLGFRPWAGHQFRLSLVRQESEMRTPWAAKSGDIAAPSDYDIKRYGWEEAWLRKTVMRDQKVDSISGEWRYASPDLPWLDLAVNYAQSRRYQHDKRPESTWKIDFRSSYGHESWVTQNSRSLDVRNTARLGERHKLVSGLAWSKQDWDPLTFLANKAKDPDYNYGWMNAYGGNRGEETMRSAYLIHEWTPFVGWRVSPSLRYDQVNLFGRPNLAPIYNVASAGHDYRPVSFSGWSPRLAVDWRFAPGWNASFSYVDTWRAPSVDEVYAAQIPQSTLSGTSRQLKPEKLRGFYYGLNFDRNGALTPGDRLSLSLLAYRQLVRDNIYMRLGHGNTGDAPGQAPKPGTGFYRNMSGYQIHGYDLTLDYQLRGWFASAAFSATSGNHRNSLRDPWGQSEPVVDAPPRKAVLTTGFRVARLGLTLGVQGKFVRAQDRIPYFEGSRTAYAMPPSKGYALANLFASWQPQSGAFKNMEARLSIDNLTNRDYRPYLTEGAQGMGRSIRTSLSWRF; from the coding sequence ATGCCAAAAGAAGTCCATTTGCGTCGAGATTCGGCGGCTACGCTGCCGTTCCGGCTGACAGCCCTATGCTTATGCCTAAGCGCCAACGCTTCCCTGGCCGCTGAAGACGCTCTGCTGCCGCCGCTCAAAGTCCGGGCGACCCAGCTGCAAAAACAGCTTGGGGTCGATAAGCTGGAGTCCGAGGAAATCTCCAGGCCTCAAGCCCGCTCGCTGGCCGAAGTGCTTGACGTCCTGCCTGGGGTCAATGCGGGCGGTTCGCCCAGGCCTGGCGGGCAGGTAATCAATGTCTGGGGCTATCGCAGCGTGGAGCAGGTTCAAGTCCAGCTGGACGGCGCCAGTCAGACCTTCTCCAAATATCAGCAAGGCACCAGCTTCATCGAACCGGAACTGCTGGGGAGGGTGGAAGTGATCAAGGGCGCCCAGTCCGCTTTGTACGGCAATGGCGGCTTCGGCGCCGTGATCCGGGCGGAAACCAAATCGGTGGACGAGCTGCTGTTGCCCGGCGAGTCAGCGGGCGGCTTCGCCAAGTTCGGCTACCAGAGCAATGGCGGTCAATTCTCCAAGACGGCGGCGGCGTATGCCGGCGGCAGCGAGCATATGGCCGATATCCTGGCTTATGTGTCAGAGTCGCGGGCGGGCGATGGGAAAACCGGCGGCGGGGAAACCTATCTGTTTTCCGGCGGAGAGCAAAGGGCTGGAATGCTGAAGCTGGGTTTCCGGCCTTGGGCCGGGCATCAATTCCGGCTGAGCCTGGTTCGCCAGGAGTCTGAAATGCGCACGCCGTGGGCCGCGAAGAGCGGCGACATCGCCGCCCCATCCGATTACGACATCAAGCGTTACGGATGGGAAGAGGCCTGGCTGAGGAAGACCGTGATGCGCGATCAGAAGGTGGACTCGATCAGCGGCGAATGGCGTTACGCCAGCCCGGATCTTCCCTGGCTCGACCTTGCTGTCAATTATGCCCAATCGCGCCGCTATCAACATGACAAGCGGCCGGAATCGACATGGAAGATCGATTTTCGATCTTCATACGGCCATGAGAGCTGGGTGACGCAGAACAGCCGCTCGCTGGACGTCCGCAATACGGCGAGGCTGGGGGAGCGGCACAAGCTGGTTTCCGGCTTGGCATGGAGCAAGCAAGATTGGGATCCGCTGACGTTCCTGGCCAACAAAGCGAAAGACCCGGACTACAACTATGGTTGGATGAATGCCTACGGCGGCAATCGCGGCGAAGAGACGATGCGTTCCGCTTACCTGATCCATGAATGGACGCCATTCGTCGGCTGGAGAGTCTCTCCCTCCTTGCGTTACGATCAGGTGAATCTATTTGGACGCCCCAATCTCGCTCCCATTTACAATGTGGCCAGCGCAGGTCACGACTACCGCCCCGTGAGTTTCTCGGGATGGTCTCCGCGCCTGGCGGTGGATTGGCGTTTCGCGCCTGGCTGGAACGCCAGCTTCAGTTATGTCGACACTTGGCGGGCGCCGTCGGTGGACGAGGTGTACGCGGCCCAGATTCCTCAATCCACGCTATCAGGCACCAGCAGGCAGCTGAAACCGGAAAAGCTGCGCGGTTTTTACTATGGGCTGAATTTCGACCGCAATGGCGCGCTGACCCCGGGAGACCGGCTGAGTCTGTCGTTGCTGGCTTATCGTCAACTGGTGCGCGACAACATCTACATGCGTCTGGGCCATGGCAATACCGGCGACGCGCCGGGCCAGGCGCCCAAGCCCGGCACCGGTTTTTATCGAAACATGAGCGGCTACCAAATCCATGGCTATGACCTGACGCTGGACTACCAGCTGCGCGGCTGGTTCGCCTCTGCCGCTTTTTCCGCGACGTCCGGCAACCATCGCAACAGCTTGCGCGACCCCTGGGGGCAATCCGAACCGGTTGTGGATGCGCCGCCGAGGAAAGCGGTGCTGACCACTGGCTTCAGAGTGGCCAGGTTGGGCCTGACGCTGGGCGTGCAAGGCAAGTTCGTTCGCGCGCAGGACAGGATTCCGTATTTCGAAGGCTCGCGCACAGCCTATGCGATGCCGCCCAGCAAGGGTTATGCGCTGGCCAACCTGTTCGCAAGCTGGCAGCCGCAGAGCGGCGCGTTCAAAAACATGGAGGCCCGATTGTCGATAGACAATCTGACCAATCGCGACTACCGGCCGTATTTGACCGAGGGCGCGCAGGGAATGGGCCGCTCCATCCGCACCAGCCTGTCCTGGCGCTTCTGA
- a CDS encoding TetR/AcrR family transcriptional regulator, producing MSKTRIKTYDRIIQESLKLFNEQGERSITTNHIAAHLGISPGNLYYHFRNKEEIVYQIFLMYREFINQRLAVPEDRKMTVDDLVNYLDTAFLAMWQFRFMFYDLPGLLARNPQMQSEYHQFVNTELKNILGEHFREFIRLGLLKMDEEDIEAVSVNIWLVVKFWFAFEQTSRPRAPITEESGHRGVLQVLALLKPYVQLEYRHAFHSLYERHAA from the coding sequence ATGAGTAAAACCAGAATCAAAACCTACGACCGCATCATTCAAGAAAGCCTGAAGCTGTTCAATGAGCAAGGCGAGCGCAGCATCACCACCAATCACATCGCCGCGCATCTGGGCATCAGCCCGGGCAATCTCTACTACCACTTCCGCAATAAAGAAGAAATCGTCTATCAGATATTCCTGATGTACCGCGAGTTCATCAACCAGCGCTTGGCCGTGCCGGAAGATCGAAAAATGACGGTGGACGATCTAGTCAATTATCTGGACACCGCCTTCTTGGCGATGTGGCAATTCCGCTTCATGTTCTACGATCTGCCGGGCCTCCTGGCGCGTAATCCGCAAATGCAGTCCGAGTACCATCAGTTCGTGAACACTGAACTGAAGAACATCCTGGGCGAACACTTCCGCGAGTTCATCCGCCTGGGGCTGCTGAAAATGGATGAGGAAGACATTGAGGCGGTCAGCGTCAATATCTGGCTGGTGGTGAAGTTCTGGTTCGCCTTCGAGCAGACTTCTCGTCCACGCGCGCCGATCACCGAAGAGTCAGGCCACCGAGGCGTACTGCAGGTGCTGGCGCTGCTCAAGCCCTATGTGCAGCTGGAGTATCGGCACGCCTTCCACTCCCTTTACGAGCGCCACGCCGCCTGA
- the nusB gene encoding transcription antitermination factor NusB, whose protein sequence is MKTARRRAREFAVQGIYEWELNPDRPASLIEKHLRENEYFAKADEALFRSILYGVLKDVEPLSAQVGRYYERAEDEVSPVERAVLLMAALELTQSPETPYPVIINEAIEITKTFGGTDGHKFVNGVLDKLAADVRGDEVLAQKQRRKQD, encoded by the coding sequence ATGAAAACCGCCCGTCGCCGCGCTCGCGAATTCGCCGTGCAAGGCATTTACGAATGGGAGCTGAATCCGGACCGCCCGGCTTCGCTGATTGAAAAACACCTGCGCGAAAACGAGTACTTCGCCAAGGCCGACGAAGCCCTGTTCCGCAGCATTCTGTACGGCGTGCTGAAGGACGTGGAGCCGTTGTCCGCGCAAGTGGGCCGTTATTACGAACGCGCCGAGGACGAGGTTAGCCCGGTGGAGCGCGCCGTGCTGCTGATGGCGGCTCTGGAGCTGACCCAAAGCCCGGAAACGCCGTACCCGGTGATCATCAATGAAGCCATCGAGATCACCAAGACTTTCGGCGGCACCGACGGCCACAAATTCGTCAACGGCGTGCTGGACAAGCTGGCCGCCGACGTGCGCGGCGATGAAGTGCTGGCGCAGAAACAACGCCGCAAACAAGACTGA
- a CDS encoding phosphatidylglycerophosphatase A family protein, with protein sequence MTTSADTPKITPNWRFLLSNPIHLLSFGFGSGLMRKAPGTWGTLVAYPIFFPLLALGVHGWALMALCLPLFLIGVHVCGVTGKALGVHDYGGIVWDEVVGMLMVLAFAPANWAGWILAFALFRLFDIVKPWPIRWFDQRVGGGFGVMVDDVIAALFALAAQALIWHWL encoded by the coding sequence ATGACCACTTCGGCTGACACCCCGAAGATCACGCCCAACTGGCGTTTTCTGTTGAGCAATCCCATCCACCTGCTGTCTTTCGGCTTTGGCAGCGGTTTGATGAGGAAGGCTCCCGGCACCTGGGGCACTCTGGTTGCCTATCCCATTTTTTTCCCCTTGCTGGCGCTGGGCGTCCATGGCTGGGCGCTGATGGCGCTATGCCTGCCGCTGTTTCTGATCGGCGTCCATGTCTGCGGCGTGACCGGCAAGGCGCTGGGCGTGCACGACTACGGCGGCATCGTGTGGGACGAGGTGGTGGGCATGCTGATGGTGCTGGCTTTCGCTCCGGCTAACTGGGCGGGATGGATTCTGGCCTTCGCGCTGTTCCGCCTGTTCGACATCGTCAAGCCCTGGCCGATACGCTGGTTCGATCAGCGCGTCGGCGGCGGTTTCGGCGTGATGGTGGATGATGTGATCGCCGCGCTGTTCGCGCTGGCCGCGCAGGCGCTGATCTGGCATTGGTTGTGA
- a CDS encoding riboflavin synthase subunit alpha, whose translation MFTGIVQGVAEVVAIEEKQDFRTHIVRLPQEMLPGLQLGASVAHNGCCLTVTRVDGDLAHFDLMQETLRVTNLGTLKAGDGVNVERAAKFGDDIGGHAMSGHVMGLALVVDVIESPNNRTVWFELPAGLEKYVFTKGYIGIDGISLTIGAVEGRRFCVHLIPETLSRTNIAGRRSGDKINIEIDPQTQAIVDTVERVLAQRGQA comes from the coding sequence GTGTTCACCGGTATCGTCCAGGGCGTGGCCGAAGTGGTCGCCATCGAAGAAAAACAGGATTTTCGCACTCATATCGTCCGCCTGCCCCAGGAGATGCTGCCCGGCCTGCAGCTTGGCGCTTCGGTGGCCCACAACGGCTGTTGCCTCACCGTCACCCGCGTGGATGGCGACTTGGCTCACTTCGATCTGATGCAGGAAACGCTGCGCGTCACCAATCTCGGCACGCTCAAGGCGGGCGACGGCGTAAACGTGGAGCGCGCGGCGAAGTTCGGCGACGACATCGGCGGCCACGCGATGTCCGGCCACGTGATGGGCCTCGCATTGGTCGTCGACGTCATCGAATCCCCCAACAACCGCACCGTCTGGTTCGAATTGCCGGCCGGGCTGGAAAAGTACGTCTTCACCAAGGGCTATATCGGCATAGACGGCATCAGCCTCACCATCGGCGCGGTCGAAGGCCGCCGCTTCTGCGTGCACCTGATTCCGGAAACGCTGAGCCGAACCAATATCGCTGGCCGCCGGTCCGGAGACAAGATCAACATCGAGATCGACCCGCAGACCCAGGCCATCGTCGATACCGTCGAGCGCGTGCTGGCGCAGCGCGGTCAGGCGTGA
- a CDS encoding mechanosensitive ion channel domain-containing protein, translated as MHTLLDLVAFLRENYSHEIVRSLLLILTLLIIRIVVDRLLAASSSVPVEERRRWSINTRNGLFVAGLAGIGFIWANELQTLAVSMLAFAAALILATKELIMCLSGGVVRQMSNSYGLGDHIELGTVRGRVVDIGLLSTTVMEIGPNHSSHQMTGRALTFPNSLLLSTPVIRENYMGEYVMHIINVPLAYEVPPTLGERLLMEAAESVCDPHVEVARRHMEDMAKRYLVDIPSVEPRISIQPVDEKRYQLILRIAIPARERQRIEQAILHKFMSDCYPIIKA; from the coding sequence ATGCACACCTTGCTCGACCTGGTCGCGTTTTTGCGAGAGAACTACTCCCACGAGATCGTTCGCTCGCTGCTGCTGATCCTCACCTTGCTGATCATACGCATCGTGGTGGACAGGCTGCTGGCCGCCAGCAGCAGCGTACCGGTCGAGGAAAGGCGCCGCTGGTCGATCAATACCCGCAACGGCCTGTTCGTGGCGGGCCTCGCCGGCATCGGCTTCATCTGGGCCAACGAGCTGCAGACGCTGGCGGTATCCATGCTGGCGTTCGCCGCCGCGCTGATCCTGGCCACCAAGGAGCTGATCATGTGCCTGTCCGGCGGCGTGGTCAGGCAGATGTCCAACAGCTACGGACTGGGCGATCATATCGAGCTCGGAACCGTGCGCGGGCGGGTGGTGGACATCGGACTTTTGTCCACCACCGTGATGGAAATCGGCCCCAATCACAGCTCCCACCAGATGACGGGGCGCGCCCTCACCTTCCCCAACAGCCTCTTGCTGTCCACGCCGGTGATTCGAGAGAACTACATGGGCGAGTATGTGATGCACATCATCAATGTGCCACTCGCCTACGAAGTGCCGCCAACGCTGGGCGAGCGCTTACTGATGGAGGCCGCGGAAAGCGTATGCGATCCGCACGTGGAAGTGGCGCGCCGCCACATGGAGGACATGGCCAAGCGCTATTTGGTGGACATCCCTTCTGTGGAACCGCGCATTTCCATCCAGCCGGTAGACGAAAAACGCTATCAGTTGATCCTGCGCATCGCGATTCCGGCCAGGGAAAGGCAACGTATCGAGCAAGCCATCCTGCATAAATTCATGTCGGACTGCTACCCCATCATCAAAGCGTAA
- the thiL gene encoding thiamine-phosphate kinase: MNEFELISRYFKRDAPSARLGVGDDAAIVRPTPGCDLHMSVDMLVEGRHFFSDVAPRALGHKTLAVNLSDMAAMGARARWALLSIALPKANEAWVSEFAAGFFALADAHGVELIGGDTTGGPLTLSVTILGEAPSGQALRRDAAQAGDDIWVSGELGLGALAVRHRLGWLNVNDAELLAAATHKLEYPEPRLALGAAMLPLARAAADVSDGLLADLGHILAASGVAGEIWAEALPSHPLLEARRMEHIACLAAGGDDYELIFTAPPSRRADIEAAAQVCGCRVSRIGRTLAGKGCALLDAEGRAVKLDKEGYDHFG; the protein is encoded by the coding sequence ATGAACGAATTCGAACTGATAAGCCGTTACTTCAAGCGCGACGCGCCGTCCGCCCGGCTGGGCGTAGGCGACGACGCCGCCATCGTGCGGCCGACGCCTGGCTGCGATCTGCACATGTCGGTGGACATGCTGGTGGAGGGTCGCCACTTTTTCTCCGATGTGGCGCCGCGCGCGCTGGGGCACAAGACGCTGGCGGTCAACTTGTCCGACATGGCTGCGATGGGCGCGCGCGCGCGCTGGGCCTTGCTCTCCATTGCGTTGCCCAAGGCGAATGAGGCCTGGGTGTCGGAGTTCGCCGCCGGTTTTTTCGCGCTGGCCGACGCGCACGGCGTGGAGCTGATCGGCGGCGATACCACCGGCGGCCCGCTGACGCTGTCGGTCACCATCCTGGGCGAGGCGCCGTCGGGCCAGGCGCTGCGGCGCGACGCGGCCCAGGCGGGCGACGACATCTGGGTGTCGGGCGAGCTGGGGCTGGGCGCGCTGGCGGTGAGGCACAGATTGGGCTGGCTGAATGTAAACGATGCGGAACTGCTGGCCGCGGCGACGCACAAACTGGAATACCCGGAACCTCGGCTGGCGCTGGGCGCTGCGATGCTGCCGCTGGCCCGCGCGGCGGCTGACGTGTCGGACGGCCTGCTGGCCGATCTGGGCCACATTCTGGCCGCCTCGGGCGTGGCGGGGGAGATATGGGCGGAGGCGTTGCCATCCCACCCTTTGCTGGAAGCCCGGCGCATGGAGCATATCGCCTGCCTGGCCGCGGGCGGGGACGATTACGAACTGATATTCACGGCGCCGCCATCGCGCCGCGCGGACATCGAGGCGGCCGCCCAGGTCTGTGGCTGCCGTGTCAGCCGCATTGGACGGACGCTGGCGGGCAAGGGCTGCGCGCTGCTGGACGCGGAGGGACGCGCCGTGAAACTGGATAAGGAAGGTTATGACCACTTCGGCTGA
- a CDS encoding peptide chain release factor 3: protein MSADLARIAEEVSHRRTFAIISHPDAGKTTLTEKLLLFSGAIQMAGTVKGKKGGKFATSDWMEIEKQRGISVASSVMQFDYRDHTVNLLDTPGHQDFSEDTYRVLTAVDSALMVIDAAKGVEEQTIKLLNVCRLRNTPIVTFMNKCDREVRDSLELLDEVENVLKIRCSPITWPIGMGKTFRGVYSLLSDAVILFEAGTEKLVSDIEVIQGIDNPRLDELFPLEMEQLRMEIELVKGASNEWSLEEFLAGELTPVFFGSAINNFGVREILNALIDWAPAPQERDATVRSVDPKEAKFSGFVFKIQANMDPKHRDRIAFLRVCSGQFERGMKMKHLRLNRDIAASSVVTFMSHDREIVEEAFAGDIIGIPNHGNIQIGDSFSEGEDLSFTGIPFFAPELFRSVRIKNPLKLKQLQKGLQQLGEEGAVQVFKPHSGGDLILGAVGVLQFEVVASRLAAEYGVDAIFESASIWSARWFSCDDRKKLDEFVKTLQMNIATDAGGNLAYLAPNRVNLQLTQERWPDIVFHETREHAVKLND from the coding sequence ATGTCCGCCGATCTCGCCCGCATTGCCGAAGAAGTCTCGCATCGCCGCACCTTTGCCATCATTTCCCACCCTGACGCCGGTAAAACCACGCTAACGGAAAAGCTGCTGCTGTTCTCCGGCGCCATCCAGATGGCCGGCACGGTGAAAGGCAAGAAAGGCGGCAAGTTCGCCACCTCGGACTGGATGGAAATCGAAAAGCAACGCGGCATTTCCGTCGCCTCCTCGGTGATGCAATTCGACTACCGCGATCACACCGTCAATCTGCTGGACACCCCGGGCCACCAGGACTTCTCCGAGGACACCTACCGCGTGCTGACCGCCGTGGACAGCGCGCTGATGGTGATCGACGCCGCCAAGGGCGTAGAAGAGCAGACCATCAAGCTATTGAATGTCTGCCGCCTGCGAAACACGCCCATCGTCACCTTCATGAACAAGTGCGACCGCGAAGTGCGCGACAGTCTGGAACTGCTGGACGAAGTGGAAAACGTGCTGAAGATCCGCTGCTCGCCGATCACCTGGCCGATCGGCATGGGCAAGACCTTCCGCGGCGTATACAGCCTGCTGAGCGACGCGGTGATCCTGTTTGAGGCCGGCACGGAAAAGCTGGTCTCCGATATCGAAGTGATCCAGGGCATAGACAACCCGCGCCTGGACGAGCTGTTCCCGCTGGAAATGGAACAGCTGCGGATGGAGATCGAGCTGGTCAAAGGCGCGTCCAATGAGTGGAGCCTGGAAGAATTCCTGGCCGGCGAACTGACCCCGGTGTTCTTCGGCTCCGCCATCAACAACTTCGGCGTGCGCGAAATTCTGAACGCGCTGATCGACTGGGCTCCGGCGCCGCAGGAGCGCGACGCCACCGTGCGCAGCGTGGACCCGAAGGAGGCCAAGTTCTCCGGCTTCGTATTCAAGATCCAGGCCAATATGGATCCGAAGCACCGCGACCGCATCGCTTTCCTGCGCGTCTGCTCCGGCCAGTTCGAGCGCGGCATGAAGATGAAGCATCTGCGCCTTAACCGCGACATCGCCGCTTCCAGCGTGGTCACCTTCATGTCCCACGACCGCGAAATCGTGGAAGAAGCCTTCGCGGGCGACATCATCGGCATCCCCAATCACGGCAACATCCAGATCGGCGACAGCTTCTCCGAGGGCGAGGACCTGTCTTTCACCGGCATTCCCTTCTTCGCGCCGGAACTGTTCCGCTCCGTGCGCATCAAAAACCCGCTGAAGCTGAAACAGCTGCAAAAAGGCCTGCAGCAGCTGGGCGAAGAAGGCGCGGTGCAGGTATTCAAGCCGCACAGCGGCGGCGACCTGATCCTGGGCGCCGTGGGCGTTCTGCAGTTCGAAGTGGTGGCCAGCCGCCTGGCCGCCGAATACGGCGTCGACGCCATCTTCGAATCGGCCAGCATCTGGTCCGCCCGCTGGTTCAGCTGCGACGACCGCAAGAAACTGGACGAATTCGTCAAGACGCTGCAGATGAACATCGCGACCGATGCCGGCGGCAATCTGGCCTATCTGGCGCCCAACCGCGTCAATCTGCAGCTGACCCAGGAGCGCTGGCCCGACATCGTCTTCCACGAAACCCGCGAGCACGCGGTGAAACTGAACGATTAA